In Acidobacteriota bacterium, the following proteins share a genomic window:
- a CDS encoding PD40 domain-containing protein gives MKRLFAVGFLLAMVLPLAAAGREAKLVRYPHYHMGKIAFTYLGDIWTADENGQNIRRLTVHKARDVYPRFSPDGKWIAFSSDRNGNMDVYVIPAEGGAAKQLTFHSADDNVQGWSPDGKMVLFASQRGEDFMGKLYTVNVDDLKERNAGSDMGVWATYSPDGKKLAINRKGQVYWRKYYRGAYQTDVTVMDIANKKFTDVTDFNGEDSWPMWSRDGHIYFVSDRDGNGLTNIWRTPESGGKAEKVTSFTAGDVRWPAMSADGKTIVFEHDFGVWKLDVASKKVNPIKLDISAETQENLAEVRDFNSQVDDYDLAPTGRRIAFTIHGEIFTAPTEEGELRQITDSPWRDKDPNYSPDGKWIAFISDRSGREEIYVAAVDGAGEAQKITDQDTLKFSLAWSPNSKDLAFTASDNKLRKYNFDSKQTSDLTSSNYGNISAPVWSPDGKWIAFSKADETRNTDIYLLPSAGGEERKVTFDSSGDTNPRFSADGKKLYFVHSEGGGGFGAGGDRSGTQIYVIALERQDKDPNDPDDTSEQPEQVAGRPGGNGAQRNQPPKDVNIDWAGLKRRTRQVTRMAFGAFNYTVAPDSRTIIFVTSEPSNLRNTPVIYSIQDDGRRLTRVASGGAGGDGEGGPGRGRGGGGGFGGGLTGLNVTRDGRTLFFREGEGVYSVSLGGGSAGVSPAFGAAGRGGATGGGANGSESSRRRVSFVAKVKIEKPSEWAEMFDDAWRTMKYRFYDPKMHGYDWDAMRAKYQPLVADVGDRQELLNIINEMIGELNASHTGAAPGFGGGDRETRVTTGHLGLELESDETAGRYKVTHVYETGPADKDWVRVSVGDYLLAINGKPVKAGDDYWPLLNSANRLNRKVAVTFNNKPSEDGAWTTRIEPTTTQAFNQLRYDRWVKQRGDMVAKLSGGRIGYLHIQAMDQPSLRKFEKEIRENRTKEALVIDQRFNGGGNIEQELLAILVQREYQIWQPRGTEATGRPFAGFFGPKVVLQNWRSASNAEMFPAGFKALGLGKTVGTPTMGAVIGTGSYSLIDGSTVRTPGVGVFLADQKRTNMENYGVQPDILVENTPEDNLAGRDRQLETAVQELLKEIGQKKSVAKKE, from the coding sequence ATGAAACGTCTATTTGCTGTTGGTTTCCTGTTGGCAATGGTTTTGCCACTGGCCGCCGCTGGCCGCGAAGCCAAATTGGTGCGCTATCCGCATTACCACATGGGCAAAATCGCCTTCACGTATCTGGGCGACATCTGGACTGCCGACGAAAATGGCCAAAACATACGGCGCTTGACCGTTCACAAAGCGCGTGACGTGTATCCGCGATTTTCGCCGGACGGCAAATGGATCGCCTTTTCCTCTGACCGCAACGGCAATATGGATGTTTATGTCATTCCGGCGGAAGGCGGAGCAGCCAAACAACTGACCTTCCATTCCGCCGACGATAATGTGCAGGGATGGTCGCCGGACGGCAAAATGGTGCTGTTTGCCAGCCAGCGCGGGGAAGATTTCATGGGCAAACTGTACACCGTCAACGTGGACGACCTGAAAGAACGCAACGCCGGTTCGGACATGGGCGTATGGGCAACCTATTCGCCGGACGGCAAAAAGCTGGCCATCAATCGTAAAGGGCAGGTTTACTGGCGCAAGTATTATCGCGGCGCGTACCAAACCGACGTCACCGTCATGGACATTGCCAATAAGAAATTCACCGACGTGACGGATTTCAACGGCGAAGATTCCTGGCCGATGTGGAGCCGCGACGGTCACATCTATTTCGTCAGCGACCGCGACGGCAACGGTTTGACCAACATCTGGCGCACGCCCGAATCCGGCGGCAAAGCCGAAAAAGTCACCAGCTTTACGGCGGGCGATGTGCGCTGGCCCGCGATGAGCGCCGACGGCAAAACGATCGTTTTTGAACACGATTTCGGCGTCTGGAAACTGGACGTGGCCAGCAAAAAGGTCAATCCGATCAAACTGGACATCAGCGCCGAAACGCAGGAGAACCTGGCCGAAGTCCGCGACTTCAATTCCCAAGTAGATGATTACGATCTGGCGCCAACTGGCCGCCGCATTGCCTTCACGATTCACGGTGAAATCTTCACCGCGCCGACCGAAGAAGGCGAACTGCGCCAGATCACGGACAGCCCCTGGCGCGACAAAGACCCGAACTATTCGCCCGATGGCAAATGGATCGCCTTCATTTCCGACCGCAGCGGGCGCGAAGAAATTTACGTCGCCGCAGTTGACGGCGCGGGCGAAGCGCAAAAAATTACCGATCAGGACACGCTGAAATTTTCCCTGGCCTGGTCGCCGAATTCCAAAGACCTCGCTTTCACCGCTTCGGACAACAAACTGCGCAAATACAATTTCGACAGCAAACAGACCAGCGATTTGACTTCGTCAAATTACGGCAACATCAGCGCGCCGGTTTGGTCGCCCGATGGCAAATGGATCGCGTTTTCCAAAGCGGACGAAACCCGCAACACGGATATTTACCTGCTTCCTTCGGCGGGCGGCGAAGAGCGCAAAGTGACTTTCGATTCTTCAGGGGATACAAACCCGCGTTTTTCCGCCGATGGCAAGAAACTGTACTTTGTGCACAGCGAAGGTGGTGGCGGATTTGGCGCGGGCGGTGACAGATCAGGAACGCAAATTTACGTCATCGCGCTGGAACGTCAGGACAAAGACCCGAATGATCCGGACGACACTTCCGAACAACCTGAACAGGTCGCCGGTCGCCCTGGCGGCAACGGAGCGCAACGCAATCAGCCTCCGAAAGATGTCAACATTGACTGGGCGGGATTGAAACGGCGCACGCGCCAGGTCACGCGCATGGCATTCGGCGCGTTCAATTACACAGTCGCTCCCGACAGCCGCACGATTATTTTCGTCACCAGCGAACCTTCGAATTTGCGCAATACGCCGGTCATTTACTCGATTCAGGACGATGGACGCCGATTGACGCGCGTTGCTTCCGGCGGCGCAGGTGGCGATGGCGAAGGCGGCCCAGGACGTGGTCGTGGCGGTGGCGGCGGTTTCGGCGGCGGCCTGACCGGGCTGAACGTCACGCGCGACGGGCGCACACTGTTCTTCCGCGAAGGTGAGGGCGTTTACTCCGTTTCACTGGGTGGTGGGAGCGCGGGCGTCTCGCCCGCATTCGGCGCGGCTGGACGCGGTGGCGCTACTGGCGGGGGCGCCAATGGTTCTGAAAGCTCTCGGCGTCGCGTCAGCTTCGTGGCCAAAGTCAAAATCGAAAAGCCTTCCGAATGGGCGGAAATGTTCGACGATGCCTGGCGCACGATGAAATATCGTTTTTACGATCCGAAGATGCACGGTTATGACTGGGACGCGATGCGCGCCAAGTACCAGCCGCTCGTGGCCGACGTCGGCGACCGGCAGGAATTGCTGAACATCATCAACGAGATGATCGGCGAACTGAACGCTTCGCACACCGGCGCGGCTCCCGGCTTTGGCGGCGGCGACAGAGAAACTCGCGTGACCACAGGCCATCTGGGTTTGGAACTGGAAAGCGACGAAACCGCAGGCCGTTACAAAGTCACGCACGTTTACGAAACCGGCCCGGCGGACAAGGATTGGGTACGGGTGAGCGTCGGCGATTACCTGTTGGCCATCAACGGCAAACCGGTCAAAGCGGGTGATGATTACTGGCCGCTGCTCAACAGTGCCAATCGGTTGAACCGCAAAGTCGCCGTCACTTTCAACAATAAACCTTCAGAAGATGGCGCCTGGACGACGCGCATCGAACCGACGACCACACAAGCCTTTAACCAACTTCGCTACGACCGCTGGGTCAAACAGCGCGGCGATATGGTGGCGAAACTCTCCGGCGGACGCATCGGTTACCTGCACATTCAGGCGATGGATCAACCCAGCCTTCGCAAGTTTGAAAAGGAAATCCGCGAAAACCGCACCAAAGAGGCTCTGGTCATTGATCAACGCTTTAATGGCGGCGGCAACATTGAACAGGAACTGCTGGCGATTCTCGTCCAACGCGAATACCAAATCTGGCAACCGCGCGGCACAGAAGCCACTGGCCGTCCTTTCGCCGGATTCTTCGGCCCGAAAGTCGTGCTGCAAAACTGGCGCTCAGCCTCAAACGCGGAAATGTTCCCGGCTGGCTTCAAGGCATTGGGCCTGGGCAAAACCGTAGGCACGCCGACGATGGGCGCGGTCATCGGTACCGGCAGTTATTCGCTGATTGACGGTTCGACGGTGCGCACGCCCGGCGTAGGCGTGTTCCTGGCCGACCAGAAACGCACGAATATGGAAAATTACGGCGTACAACCCGACATCCTGGTTGAAAACACGCCAGAAGATAATCTGGCCGGACGCGACCGCCAGTTGGAAACGGCTGTACAGGAATTGCTGAAGGAAATCGGGCAGAAAAAATCTGTGGCCAAGAAGGAATAA
- a CDS encoding RluA family pseudouridine synthase gives MNALIDALEEPAVPLSFTVIVEATGTRLDSYLASQIPTTSRSQVRRAIELGKVFVNGQPMIKPAYEVSAGEEIQITLPETPPLEAKPEAIPLDIVHEDDEIIVINKAAGMVTHPGAGVTSGTLANALVHHLQQQALQLPRRGGSSRPGIVHRLDVGTSGLIVVAKTDRAHLYLAEQFQSRTVRKIYSALVYGVVKEDEDRIEAPIGRDPRSRVKMAIRPAGDGRDALSLYRVVERFNEFTLLDVEIKTGRTHQIRVHLAHIKHPIVADSTYDAGRINSVKSAKLRAAIAKLDHPFLHAASLSFAHPATGERVSFSAPLPDDLQAFLHLARM, from the coding sequence ATGAATGCTCTAATTGATGCGCTTGAAGAGCCAGCAGTTCCTCTTTCTTTCACGGTAATAGTAGAAGCCACCGGCACTCGCCTGGATAGCTACCTCGCTTCGCAAATTCCCACCACCAGCCGTTCGCAAGTCCGCCGCGCCATTGAACTTGGCAAGGTTTTTGTCAACGGACAGCCAATGATCAAACCCGCTTACGAAGTCAGCGCAGGCGAAGAAATTCAAATTACCTTGCCCGAAACGCCGCCGCTGGAAGCCAAGCCGGAAGCCATCCCGCTGGACATCGTTCACGAAGACGACGAAATCATCGTCATCAACAAAGCCGCCGGAATGGTCACACATCCGGGCGCTGGCGTTACATCCGGTACTTTGGCAAATGCGTTGGTGCACCATTTACAGCAACAAGCCCTGCAGCTTCCACGTCGTGGCGGCAGCTCTCGTCCGGGCATCGTTCACCGCTTGGACGTGGGAACTTCCGGATTGATTGTCGTCGCCAAAACAGACCGCGCGCATCTGTATCTGGCGGAACAATTTCAATCCCGCACGGTTCGCAAAATTTATTCGGCGCTGGTTTATGGTGTGGTGAAAGAAGACGAGGACAGGATCGAAGCGCCGATTGGCCGCGATCCGCGCAGTCGCGTAAAAATGGCGATTCGCCCGGCTGGCGACGGGCGCGATGCGCTGAGTTTGTATCGTGTGGTCGAACGCTTCAACGAATTCACGCTGCTTGATGTCGAAATCAAAACCGGGCGTACACATCAGATTCGCGTCCACCTGGCGCACATCAAACATCCGATTGTCGCCGATTCAACTTACGACGCGGGCCGAATCAACTCCGTCAAGAGCGCCAAACTGCGCGCTGCCATTGCCAAACTCGACCACCCATTTTTGCATGCCGCCAGTTTGAGTTTTGCGCATCCGGCCACGGGCGAACGAGTCAGCTTTTCTGCCCCACTGCCTGACGACCTGCAGGCGTTTTTGCATCTGGCTCGAATGTGA
- a CDS encoding YgiT-type zinc finger protein — protein MDKKVTYQTERKMCPICGQPGIKEIREDTIFGGVWVENVPFEYCPNCHERYCDLAISQKLEEIANNPAKFAQMLERPVAHVA, from the coding sequence ATGGATAAAAAAGTGACCTACCAAACCGAAAGAAAAATGTGCCCGATCTGTGGTCAGCCGGGCATCAAAGAGATTCGTGAGGACACCATTTTCGGCGGCGTGTGGGTTGAAAATGTGCCCTTTGAATACTGCCCAAACTGTCACGAGCGTTATTGCGATTTGGCGATATCGCAAAAGTTGGAAGAGATTGCAAACAATCCGGCAAAATTCGCCCAAATGCTTGAGCGCCCCGTGGCGCACGTTGCGTGA
- a CDS encoding methyltransferase domain-containing protein encodes MSRLQSIFRNLRLILSREITEQIGEGEVRLNQRADQYEKAIDRRIDERSLALDRRLDEREVALDQRLDAREAELNQRIDERERAVDLRMDDRFGNIEKKLDERLHALEQRLDKRLEAHERKTDAMIRQFSTDIVERNDVMLQLFEQRLDKQRRELKALRESGQPKVTASASSNGDESGEPADESHRQLISFRKLANVATHTATKVKQTGAAPLYHQILEWKKVAHEGLDKFSPDEQEVVDYILSFIDDPKELHYVRQHLRRFVSTLQRIPPAGRSTDRLLELGSLSHIAPAIKKYCGYNEVHCADFWESDQKSVFEAVTQRNADNRQPETRTFELRNFNVERDAFPYPDNHFHVVLCCELIEHLQSDPMHMLWECNRVLEPEGWLLLTTPNIASCRAIEGLLVGCAPYLLAQYNVRETADQHNREYAPYEVGVALAAAGFEIVELETEDVWSRSNPAILDLLKQVHIGTELRGDNIFSLARKAGPPVERYPEELYID; translated from the coding sequence ATGAGCCGACTACAATCCATCTTCCGCAACTTGCGCTTGATTCTTTCGCGCGAAATCACCGAGCAAATTGGCGAGGGTGAGGTTCGCCTGAACCAACGTGCAGATCAGTATGAAAAAGCCATTGACCGGCGAATTGACGAACGCTCTCTTGCCCTGGATCGCCGCCTGGACGAACGGGAAGTCGCGCTTGATCAACGGTTGGATGCTCGCGAAGCGGAATTGAATCAACGCATTGACGAGCGGGAGCGAGCCGTTGACCTGCGAATGGATGACCGGTTCGGCAACATTGAAAAGAAACTCGATGAACGGCTTCACGCCTTGGAACAACGCCTGGACAAACGACTGGAGGCGCACGAACGAAAAACGGATGCAATGATTCGCCAGTTTTCCACGGACATCGTCGAACGCAACGACGTGATGTTGCAATTGTTCGAGCAGCGCCTGGACAAACAGCGCAGGGAGTTGAAAGCGCTTCGCGAATCCGGCCAGCCCAAAGTCACGGCGTCGGCTTCATCCAATGGCGACGAATCTGGTGAACCTGCCGACGAATCACACAGGCAACTGATTTCGTTTCGCAAACTGGCCAATGTCGCGACGCATACCGCGACCAAGGTAAAACAAACTGGCGCTGCTCCGCTTTATCATCAGATTCTGGAATGGAAAAAAGTTGCGCATGAAGGGTTGGATAAGTTTTCGCCGGATGAACAGGAAGTCGTGGATTATATCCTGAGCTTTATTGACGATCCGAAAGAACTTCATTACGTGCGTCAACACTTGCGCCGTTTCGTTTCCACCTTGCAGCGCATTCCACCCGCAGGGCGCAGCACAGACCGATTGCTCGAACTCGGCAGCCTGTCGCACATCGCTCCGGCCATCAAGAAATACTGCGGCTACAACGAAGTTCATTGCGCTGATTTTTGGGAATCGGATCAAAAATCCGTTTTTGAAGCCGTCACCCAACGAAACGCTGACAACCGCCAACCGGAAACGCGCACCTTCGAGCTTCGCAATTTCAACGTCGAGCGTGATGCCTTCCCTTACCCGGACAATCACTTTCACGTCGTGCTGTGCTGTGAACTGATCGAGCATCTGCAGAGCGATCCAATGCATATGCTCTGGGAATGCAATCGCGTGCTGGAGCCCGAAGGCTGGTTGTTGCTGACGACGCCGAACATCGCCAGTTGCCGCGCGATCGAAGGCTTGCTGGTTGGCTGCGCGCCGTATCTGCTGGCGCAATACAACGTCCGCGAAACCGCTGACCAACACAATCGCGAATACGCGCCCTATGAAGTCGGCGTCGCGCTCGCGGCAGCGGGCTTTGAAATTGTCGAACTGGAAACCGAAGATGTCTGGTCGCGCTCAAACCCCGCGATTCTGGATTTACTGAAACAGGTTCACATCGGCACGGAACTTCGCGGCGACAACATTTTCTCGTTGGCCAGAAAAGCTGGCCCTCCGGTCGAGCGCTACCCAGAGGAGCTGTACATTGACTGA
- a CDS encoding glycosyltransferase family 4 protein yields the protein MRIGLDAIPLVAAKTGIGHYTDALASSLARIHTDHQYVLLSPFDFAFHTGNGTPPNLSKLFFPVRSVFRKWWLAGLPAMLRISPLDVFHGTNYCIPVFSPCPTVVTIHDLSLFTQSHTHEDENVRRGKRRMPLMARRATKIIVPSEFTKRETIQYLRVSEHKIRVIFEAARDGLKPLTATECQPVLEKHQLRRPYLLYVGTIEPRKNLLTLIRAYNELLRTTEHRPQLALCGGKGWLYEEVFKLVEDLKLNDQVRFTGYVADEDLPALYSAAEVFLYPSLYEGFGLPPLEAMACGTPTITSNVSSLPEVVGQAGLTHDPNDWQALTAHIVRLLGDKVAHQHFQQAGIKQAALFSWDRAARETQSVYDEVVGNR from the coding sequence ATGAGAATCGGGCTTGACGCTATCCCATTGGTCGCGGCGAAAACAGGGATTGGGCATTATACGGACGCGCTGGCGTCATCGCTAGCGCGCATTCATACAGACCACCAGTACGTTTTACTCTCTCCCTTTGATTTCGCGTTTCACACCGGCAATGGCACGCCGCCGAATCTGAGCAAACTGTTTTTCCCGGTTCGCTCGGTGTTTCGGAAATGGTGGCTGGCCGGATTGCCCGCGATGCTGAGAATTTCGCCGCTCGACGTGTTTCACGGAACGAATTATTGCATTCCGGTGTTTTCGCCCTGTCCGACGGTTGTCACAATTCACGATTTGTCGTTGTTCACGCAATCCCACACACATGAAGATGAAAACGTCCGACGCGGTAAACGTAGAATGCCGTTGATGGCTCGCCGAGCGACCAAAATCATTGTCCCAAGCGAATTCACCAAACGCGAAACCATTCAGTATCTGAGAGTTTCTGAACACAAGATTCGCGTCATTTTTGAGGCGGCGCGAGATGGATTGAAGCCGCTGACGGCGACCGAATGCCAACCGGTGCTGGAAAAACATCAGCTTCGGCGACCGTATCTGCTGTACGTCGGCACCATCGAGCCACGAAAAAACCTGTTGACGCTGATCCGCGCCTACAACGAATTGCTGCGAACAACGGAACATCGCCCGCAATTGGCGTTGTGCGGTGGAAAAGGATGGTTGTACGAGGAAGTCTTCAAGCTGGTCGAAGATTTGAAGTTGAATGATCAGGTTCGTTTCACCGGCTACGTCGCCGACGAAGATTTACCAGCGCTGTATTCCGCGGCGGAAGTTTTTCTCTACCCGTCGCTGTATGAAGGCTTTGGATTGCCTCCGCTGGAAGCGATGGCGTGCGGCACGCCGACCATCACCAGCAACGTGTCCAGTTTGCCGGAAGTCGTCGGACAGGCTGGCCTGACGCATGATCCCAATGATTGGCAGGCATTGACAGCTCACATCGTTCGATTGCTTGGCGATAAAGTTGCACACCAACATTTCCAACAAGCCGGAATTAAACAAGCCGCGCTCTTTTCCTGGGATCGCGCAGCGCGAGAAACTCAAAGTGTTTATGACGAAGTAGTCGGTAATCGGTAG
- a CDS encoding DUF1698 domain-containing protein yields the protein MTTISKDNELRQILDNTAAAQRDELTMTGWWHSIDLGDERITPGAHKIEELRDNFAKFLLPDLAGKRVLDIGCWDGFYSFEAERLGAEVVSVDCWRPEKFFIARKTLKSKAEFHELSVYEVTKEKLGAFDVVFFLGVLYHVKHPLLALERVCEVTRDFAVIETHQIDNLFDTNHPVMEFYEMDELGGQYDNWWGPNTECLIQMARTAGFVRVEVLRRQDTRVVIKAFRRWDDKPKRTSPSLKIVDVLNAVNLDHTLPRRGRNAVLAISVAGLPENATRDSVRVEIGGFGARPVYVGKWGAEGNWQINVPVPLGLELGRNQVCVWNGDHLSNDFEIDLVEGGQW from the coding sequence ATGACTACTATTTCAAAAGACAACGAATTGCGACAAATCCTGGATAACACCGCCGCCGCCCAACGCGACGAACTAACGATGACCGGTTGGTGGCACAGCATTGATTTGGGAGATGAACGCATCACACCCGGCGCGCACAAAATCGAAGAGCTTCGTGACAACTTTGCCAAATTCCTGCTGCCCGACCTCGCCGGCAAACGAGTGTTGGACATTGGTTGTTGGGATGGGTTTTACAGCTTTGAAGCCGAACGGTTGGGTGCCGAGGTTGTTTCAGTGGATTGTTGGCGACCCGAAAAGTTTTTCATTGCCCGCAAGACCCTGAAGTCCAAAGCCGAATTTCACGAACTCAGCGTGTACGAAGTGACAAAGGAAAAGCTGGGAGCTTTCGATGTGGTGTTCTTTCTGGGCGTGCTGTATCACGTCAAACATCCGCTGCTGGCGCTGGAACGGGTTTGCGAAGTGACGCGGGATTTTGCCGTCATCGAAACGCACCAGATTGACAATCTTTTCGACACCAATCATCCGGTGATGGAATTTTATGAGATGGACGAACTTGGCGGCCAGTATGACAACTGGTGGGGACCAAACACCGAATGTTTGATCCAAATGGCCAGAACGGCTGGGTTTGTACGCGTCGAAGTACTACGCAGACAGGACACGCGCGTCGTCATCAAGGCTTTTCGCCGCTGGGATGACAAACCAAAGCGAACCTCGCCTTCGCTGAAAATTGTTGATGTGTTGAATGCCGTAAATCTGGATCATACCTTGCCGCGTCGGGGCCGAAACGCAGTTTTGGCGATTTCAGTGGCGGGTTTGCCTGAAAACGCCACCCGCGATTCGGTTCGCGTGGAAATCGGCGGATTTGGCGCCAGGCCGGTTTACGTCGGCAAATGGGGTGCTGAAGGCAACTGGCAGATCAATGTTCCTGTGCCGTTGGGATTGGAACTTGGCAGGAATCAAGTTTGCGTCTGGAACGGCGATCATCTCTCGAACGATTTTGAAATTGATTTGGTCGAAGGCGGACAGTGGTAA
- a CDS encoding DUF1698 domain-containing protein translates to MVNRNDSGSWWHSIDLGNGLVSPGVHSLTELQSIYRSMNLPEDLSGKTLLDIGCWDGFYSFEAERHGANVTAVDCCQPKNFFAAHEALNSNVRFYERNVYEIGKENLGSFDIVLFLGVLHHLRHPLLALENVCELTRDFAIIESCITGSRRTEDEPEMRFYEFDELGGQYDNWWTPNFECLVQMVRSVGFARVELLSRNDTQATIKAYRRWNDKPKTTSHSLRLLDVFNAVTFDRHFPRRGGDSVISILAEGVPKSARRWDVRVEIGGFGIHPVYVGPSNELRHGPLTQINCLIPPGLESGRSSLCFWHDGKLSNEFEVELSDSTNVKLLK, encoded by the coding sequence GTGGTAAACAGAAACGATTCAGGCTCATGGTGGCACAGCATTGACCTCGGCAACGGATTGGTTTCGCCGGGCGTGCATTCGCTGACGGAACTACAGAGTATTTATCGAAGCATGAACTTGCCGGAAGACCTGAGCGGAAAAACACTGCTCGATATTGGTTGCTGGGATGGCTTTTACTCGTTTGAAGCCGAACGGCACGGCGCTAACGTCACTGCTGTGGATTGTTGCCAGCCGAAGAACTTTTTTGCCGCCCATGAAGCCTTGAACTCCAACGTCCGGTTTTACGAACGCAACGTTTACGAAATTGGCAAAGAGAATCTGGGTTCGTTCGATATTGTGTTGTTTTTAGGAGTACTTCACCACCTGAGACATCCCTTGCTGGCCCTGGAAAATGTTTGCGAACTGACGCGTGATTTTGCCATCATCGAATCCTGTATCACGGGCAGTCGGCGTACGGAAGATGAGCCTGAGATGAGGTTTTACGAGTTCGATGAACTCGGCGGGCAATACGATAATTGGTGGACGCCGAATTTTGAATGCCTGGTTCAAATGGTTCGCTCAGTGGGTTTTGCTCGCGTCGAATTGCTTTCCCGAAATGATACTCAAGCGACGATCAAGGCTTATCGCCGATGGAATGACAAACCCAAAACGACGTCACATTCATTACGCCTTCTGGATGTTTTCAATGCTGTGACTTTTGATCGTCATTTTCCTCGTCGTGGAGGTGATTCAGTAATTTCGATTTTGGCTGAAGGGGTGCCGAAATCAGCCAGACGGTGGGACGTTCGTGTCGAGATCGGTGGTTTTGGTATTCACCCCGTTTACGTTGGCCCATCTAACGAGCTTCGGCACGGTCCGTTGACGCAAATCAATTGCCTAATTCCTCCGGGATTGGAGTCGGGACGTAGCAGCTTATGTTTCTGGCATGATGGCAAGTTATCCAATGAGTTTGAAGTCGAGCTTTCCGACAGCACAAATGTTAAGCTACTGAAGTAG